acaagTTATTTATGCTCATAAAGCCAGTGTGCTAGTTGGGTATGAAGAGCTAGGAGTTTGATCCGGGGCGTGGTCAGCCATAATATCCAATTTCACTGGCGTTCTGTTCCAATCACTCACTGCAAACACGTATATAAGCAGATAGAATGAATAAACAGCCTGGCACACCTGTGTATTATCATCCATCAGAGATATTCTCTTGAACCACCATCCCTGCCTTCTCTCTCCACAACAGTCATACAGAAAATAGGAAAATATCATCATGCAAAAAACTGGCAACACATCAGATAATGGTCTCTGTTCTGTTCTCTAGTTCTGTGATCTGCAAAATGATACATTAGCAAGAAGATAATCACActattgctgttgtttttgaaTTAATAGAACGTAAAATATATTCTGCAAATATAAAGACTTTTCTGCAGTAAGGCTGCCAGTTCCAGAGAGACTAATCTAGATGTCAATAGTAAAGATGGTAATGGTATCAAGGTCTAAGGTTAATGTCAAAGTATTCTACACTATCTACAATTTATTTTGCATTGAACAGATTTTTTAATGCACATCAAACTTTGGTTAGAATTGGTAAAATTTTAAATTCTTTGTCTTTCTCAGACGTACTCGTCTGATCAAGTGAATCCTAACCTCACAGACTGGACAGACGTCAAACTGGACACAGACCTGCTTTTTGGCAGCATGAGAACCATCACGACCCAAATGATGGAAAACATCCAACTAGAGGTGGAGAAACTGACCCCTATAGGTAAGAATCTACCTCACAAGGATTTAATGCAAACAAACTCCACTTTTCTGAtccaaattattttaatttgcagAAATTTGGCGAGTCTCAAAGTTTCCTGGTACGTTACCACAAAGTCCATGATCTTAAATGTCTCCTAATTGTCTCTCAGCCAAATTTTGTGGTTTGTGCTTCACAGTGGACATAAAGCTGGATCCAACCACAGCACACAGGCGCCTTAAAGTCTCTGAGGATTGCAAAACTGTGGCAGATGGAGGAGAAAACCAGGAAGTGGAGAAATCTCCACAGAGATTCGATAAATTTGGTAGCATCTTGGGGGATAAAGGTATAAAATCTGGAAAGTCTTACTTGGAGGTGGAGGTCAGCAATAAAACGGGGTGGGAACTGGGGGTAGCAAGGGTGGATGCCAATCGGCAAGGGAATCTAAACCTGAATCCAGAGAGTGGGTATTGGGTTGTTGCGCATTATGATGACAAGAAGTTTTCTGCTCTGAAGGCACCGCCGCTGCGTCTCCTTTTGAGTGAGAAACCTGAAAAGGTGGGGATGTTTGTGGACTACGAGGAAGGTCTCGTGTCTTTTTATAACGTTGGAGCAGCGTCTCACATCTACTCCTTCACTGAGGGATCATTCAGTGGTGAGATCTTACCGTATTTTAGCCCTCACGCTAAGAAAGACGAGGCAAACTCAGAGTCTTTGACCATTTCTCCACTAAAACCTAGAAATGACCTTTAACCATTCTAGTTTGGTTTTCAAACATCTTCCTTTAAAGCAGCGTAAATGTTGGCCTCCATTATAGATTTAATCTTAGTTCTTGTTGTAAGACTTTAAAACTATTGGTTTTAGTCacattttatccatttttatcCTTAACAGTTTTCTAGTTTTCAGAGATCTTTATTAACCATTGGCTGGTAATCAGGTCATCCCTAAGGATGAAAAGTTATTTCCTTTTAAGTCGACTTTAAATGTCTTTGGACAACAGCAATGGTTCCCAAAACATGACAGAAATCTCAAATAGTGCTGATTAATGTGATtaatggtgtgtgtgagtgaacaACAATAATGACAAAAGGCTTTTGTCATAAATTTACTCAGGCCTGCGGCTTCAGGCGTTTAAAGACCTAATAAAATAAAGCATCTGCGTAATATGAGATTGTCTGAACAAAAGACACCACGCAGATGCTCACCACGGGAGAAAACAAGTCTGTGTTTTGAAAGACCGGACGATAATGTCTAAAATTTTAGTACGTTTTTTAATCTCGTAAACAAAAAGCAATGAAAAATGTcctcttgtttttaatatcaaaaatctatttttagcACGTTTTCGTACCGTGTTCTTAATAGAAATAAAGATTAACAAACATATTtcgtcattattttaaatagcACTGTTTACACTGTTTAAATAAcgctaaaataataaaagatattaaaagTGTAATTGTATCATGCTATGTTACCATCCACCTGCTAAGGAACATGTTGAggactttgaaaaaaataatattttacttcTAATTAAGTCTGAGCGACTTTATCATAATTTCTGTGTAAAAATCTCCACCTTTTACTGCTTGAAATGGTTTGTTTTAACTCTAAAATAATTGTAACTTTATCAGCCTCTTTGCTAGTGTGCAGTGACATTTTTATGTCAAAAAGAGTTTTCCTGCTTTGTCAtcactttatatttatttatatattgtgtgtgtgtgactttattTAACTTGGTGTGTCGACTTAATGAAGGTTGATGGAATTTTAACTTATGATTATAGAAATCATTACGATGATTAACCTTAGATTTTCTTCACACTTTCGTTTGGAAAATTAGCTATTTGTTAGCATTACGTGGCTAACCATTAATCTGTTTACTTGTATCCTagaaaatatattacatttaaaatatatttttacatccTTTTTAAGGCTCAAAGTTCTTAAGCTTCTGGTCGTCGTAGAAGAAAAcctttttaacttgtttttgcCTATTTTCATCAGGCACATTTAGCTAGCATCACGTGGCTAACAGAAACCGTCAATCATTTGTCttaaaaaccccaaaataaattaaaaatgactcaagtACTCAATATAGATTAGTTTTCAAtcttctaaaaaataaataacctttttcattttttttgttttacatgctTTTATCTGAAACATCAACTTTTTTGATTGCATCACGTGGCTAACATTTTACGTCTAATtctatcctaaaaaaaaaataaaacttttttgaaTTCATATTTCCTAGCCCTGAGTTAGTTTTCCAACATTTGagaaataactttttaaacCTTTGTGTTTTATCCACTTTAATCAGGATCATCAGCTTTTTCGTCAGCACCATCTGGCTAACATTTTCATGACAATATTTTATCGTAACTAGCATAAAATACactaggaaaataaaaaaaaaaaaaaaaaaaaatgtatattccTCAATGTAGTTTTCCTGACAATCTTCAaattttatagtcatttttttttaaaacactctTTTTTTTGGAACATGGTTTAGCTAGCAAAAAGTGGCTAACACCggtttttgaaaaacaacccaaggatattaacattaaaaaaatgtaatattagtACTTCTATTGGAATTGGCAACCTTGTTTATAAccttttaaattctattttcagggtttggttttaatattttataaaaatgcTTATTTTCATGGTTTTATATGAGATAGTTTTTAATTAAGTTTTAATactgttttaattgttttagaAATATTTCTGCACAATAATCAATCATTTATCAGGGCAACTATTAAACAGGGAATTTTCAATGATTGCTATGAGAAATTATTGATAAGTTAATTTTCTCATACAGATCTACTTTctgctaaataaaaatgtaattgtgctGATTTTAAACTTAAGTGTATTTACAGGAACGATTTATCACATTTGATATGATTAATCTGTGGTTTcctgtctttattttattttctatgtaCTTTTACATATTGGATTGTGTTACAAAATGGAAATAAAGAGACCTTCCACTTTCAGATATGATGTTCTgaaatatttattgtatttagctGTAAGAACATTAGCGTCATAATTTACCCATTGTTCATGTTTTGATTTATCAAGAATCACAGGTTTGTTTTCACAGGTTGCCATGGATACAAGGTTTTATACTGTACACCACACCATCAAATATTGTTGATTGATATGTCTTATGTGACAATAAGAAAGATTATTTACCTACAAGTGTAATTGGtgttagttgtgtgtgtgtgtgtgtgtgtgtgtgtgtgtgtgtgtgtgtgtgtgtgtgtgtgtgcgtgtgcgtgtgcgtgtgcgtgtgcgtgtgcgtgtgcgtgtgcgtgtgcgtgcgcgtgcgcgtgcgtgtgtgtctacCAGCCCTTTTTCAGAATTAGTCCCTGTTGTATCAATGGCATTACCTGtgttagtaaataaataaacgcaaggcaaatttatttgtatagcgcatttcatacacaaggcaactcaatgtgctttacatgataaaacattcaattgtttaaaatcaacaagaacatttaaaatcatcagtaaaatcaattaaaatcatcaacaaacacattacatcaacaacatgaccaaaaatctctctctcaatcatacgcagtagagaaaaaatttcttttaactttgatttaaaaatgttcacatgtgatgctgacttcagctctgctgcagtttgttccacttctttgcagcataacaactaaaagcagcatcaccatgtttactgtgagctctgggctccactatctgacctgtgtccatagatctgagagacctgctgggttcatacctgactaacatctcactgatgtattctggaccaaacccattcacagatttataaccagcagcagaactttaaagtctattctgaggctgactgggagccagtgtaaagactttaaaactggagtaatgtgttctgacctctttgttctggttcagacctgagctgcagcgttctgaaccagctgtagatgtttgatgaagaccattacaatagtccagtctgctggagataaaagcatggaccagtttctcctgatctttctgagtcattaaacctttcactctggagatgttctttaggtggtagaagctgtttttgtgataaatttgatctgatgctgaatgtaagatctgagtcaatcagaacaccaaggtttttgacttggtctttagcttttaaacatccagactcaagataattacttttccttgttaccaaagacaatcacctccatcttgtcatggtttagttgaaggaagttttcactcatccagcagtttactttttctaaacagtcacacaacacctcaatgggaccatggtcatctgggttcagtgatagatatagttgtgtgtcatctgcatagctctgatcatcaaccttacagttgtgtaaaatttgtcctaaaggaagcatataaaggctaaacagaagaggtccaagaacagatccctgaggaaccccacaggacattggtaatctgtcagattcaaagtttccaatgcttacaaaatagctttgctccttcaagtatgacttaaaccattgcattacttttccatttagtccaacccatgtttgcaatctgtgcaacaaaattgtatgatctacagtgtcaaatgcagacttagatccaatagaatgagaacagatacttttcctgaatcagtgttcaaccttatgtcattgatcactttgatcagagcagtttctgtgctgtgatgagaaccaaaacctgactgaaatgtatcaaatattttgttgaatgttaataattgactcagttggttgaagaccaccttctcaatgatcttggccatgaatggaaggttctgattggtctatagttagccagtatagaggcatccagtgttctcttttttaacagaggtttcacagcagctactttcagggattttggtacggtgcctgattggaatgatcagttcattatctgacacaaatcagtgacaattgactttacaacagttttaaagaagtttgagggtattgtgtcaaggcaacacgttgatggattcagctgctgaacagtttcctctattgtttttgggttcactgtaataaactctaacattgtagttgactcatccctcagtggttgaagctgttcaagctttttgtgattttgctggtttgttctgatgtttgaccttattgattgtgttttttcattgaaatatacagaaaattcattgcattttccagctgacagtaattcaggggctatctgatctgggggggttgtgagcttttcaattacagaaaacaaggtgcgagagttgttgacatttttggcaataatttcagaaaagtattgctgccttgctttgaacaagccatcattgaatttttgcAGACTTATTTTGCTTAATCAGTATTTGCAGAAAGTTTTTCAAAGGGATTCAAACAATGATACCAGTATCAAGACATCTGGTGGCCTCAATCTTAGGTTtacggaagcggattagggccaattttgatggagaaaataattttgagaaaataaagaataatttaGGAATgtcgaaattttgaaaataaactcaaaattaaCTGATTTGCTAAGAAAGTCAAATCTACTGAAGTggattaataaagttgaaatttcgagattaaagttgaaatttcgagattaaagttgaaattttgagaaaacTTGAAACATATTGTGGGGATTCTAGtcgaatttttattttaaaaacttcaaaatacaatattgtgatcaaagttgaaggtttgctaataaagttaTATCTACAGAAGCaaattagggccaattttgatgaagACAATAATTTCGagtaaatcaagtaaaaaaatgaaattttcgagaataaagttgaaactAAATgtggagattaaagtcaaaaagacGAGTTTAAATtctaattttcaaaaataaactggCCCTCGTCAGTTTCTGTAGATATGACTTTGACTTTTATTGAGATATtgtatttggagtttttttttcaaaattttgactttaatctccacATTATGTTTCTcgtttattctcaaaatttcgactttattcttgatttgcccgaAATTATTTCCTCCATCAAAATCTGCCCTAATCCACTTCCGTAGAAGGCCGTAGGCGGGGTACTAccggtgctgcttctgttccggttccttctggcctggggtctggtccctgctggctctgggcccgctggctgccctttcggcgcggctctggccgtctgctgggagtgggctttggctcctttACTAGGGTCTTTAGTGGGGGGTTCTCTGGGCCCTCTCCTCGTGGGGGTGGGGGATGTTGGTGGGGGGCTTTAGGGGTTGGTGGTTTTGGTCGGTGACGGGGTGCGCTGGGTTTTTgtctccttggggctttctcggatgtgtaTTTGGGGGCGGTGGCcgcctctcggtttgggatctggggggctgctcggctcttgggtttacagtagcgGTTCTTGCGCATACATTGGTcgacgatgcactggcatgccttggactgtgagATAGAACAAGTGGGCTtgactttagacacgttgattctaaatacctgttttaggtattaccactcactccttccctctgtccacagccaccaccattatagctaaacttcacacttgtcaccagactggtttgattacacaacacaatatgcacaactacaacttcacatctcactctcactttaaaataatcaactcttcccctcccttccattttctaccttgagtctctcctccctgcacCCTTCCCTctacccctccccctccacctaggtgtaacactgctctccctttttatatcctccccataataaaaagtttcttacccttccttagggagggctggtgattgtcacaattatgcaaaacatgcattgctgtgttaaaaagattgcatttcttgtagtgttgacctttgacagcatgtaaagcaagtaaaaaaaaagagcatccAAGGATGATTTTAGGTACCCAGTCCCCCGTGAACTGACTGCCATGGCTAAGCGTCTAGTAGAATACTACCCAATGCTGTGAGACAAGTCTATGCTCAGCACACCTGAATGGGTCaatctctcattttgtaaaataattattttttgatcaGTTACCAATAGTAAtagtttgttattgttgttttaggAAATGGTGTGGAAGTAACACAACTCCATAAAAGAAACAAGGTGCAACTCCATCAAGAAGAAGGCCCAGAAGCCTTAAATTCCAAAATGGAGCTGAAGAAACGTTAACTGAGATGTTTTAAGCAGCGTAGTTTTATGgggatattttaaaaaatgacaggaCCACGATTGCAAGACTAAGATAAGAATGATTTATTTGCTGTTACAGATGTTCCCACATACTCTCAAGGCCTAAAACAATTGTGATTTCTTCTTATGTTTAAATAGTAAAGAATGCACTTACTATCCTGAAAGTACTGCCTCAGATGTTTCTGTCGCATGTTGCTCTTCTGAAAAAGTTGGGACACCCAAGTGATGCTTTGATTCACATTTTGGAGGTcagattaattgtttttttatgtagtttgtCTCAgttgttaattattttttctataatgatgtattttattcaaactTCTATATTTGGGTGAAGATTTaatgaattgtttattttagtcaacAGAGGACCCCAACACTTGCCTTCAATCAAGACCCTTGATGAGCCCtgtggtgtgtgtatgtgagacaAACTGCATCAAACTTTTACATCAACATCAAGATTTTAAGCATATTTttcttgttaaaaaataaataagtgaaatgtgcTTGTTTTTAGAATATCTGTTCCTATTTCAAGTTTTATTACTAAGCTACTTTTTCTTATTTACCTTTGTCAAGTttaaatgagacaaaaataagtgaatatttctgtattttaagaaaattgttctgaacattactgattaaaaaaagaaaatattacttGTTTTTAGTCTAAAAATACTAATTTCAAGATTGCTGTGGGTCATATGAGGCtagtattattttgttatttttgaaaattttaccAAGTAAAATGTTCTTGTTCTGTTGGCagatatttttgctcattttaaatgttatttttctttattttttaagtggACTTTTTTCAGTGTAACACTTTAGTGAAAACAGTGTAACAAAGATATATATAGTGTGTCAAACTATGTTGAAAAGTAGGACTTGATAATGATGTTGAAATTTCAACATTGATTAAATATACAACATCTAAACAAAATTCAATGGTTTTCCTACACTGGCACCTGACATTGATTCAACAGTGACTCAATGTTAAAATACCAGCTGGAAAGGTAGAGTTTTGAAATTGATCTGTAATTAGTAAGTCTTTAGTTTAgtaaaggttttattttttagcagAAGTTGAACGATTGtaaaactttaaaacaaaaagatgGAAAGTAGCCAAAGCTGCCATCTTTGCATCTTTATATCCTGGTTTTACAAGATTTAGAATTGATGTACATACATGTCTTGCCTGAGGCGCGTTGGTAAGGCAGTGGGTGTGGTTTTAAATCCTGTTTTACATAAATGGTAGAGGCGGAGCCTTTAAACCaaattgaaactgatcagagggATAAAGGTGAAAAGGAAGAACAACCTCCAACACAGTAGACGGTTCATCATCACTGAAAGGTAAGAATATCATTACATTATCACTGTAAACTTATTACTGTCATccattctgttgttgttgtcattcatGTTAATATTGGTACATTTTTagagtttgttaaaaaaaaatgcatttttttcttttaatttaaactaatttcATCTTATTGTGGTAACTTGCTTTCTATTATCCCagttctttcttttcttttctttttttcctttctttctttctttctttcttaatttctctctgtctctctctctctctctctctctttgtctctctctctctctctttctcttactttctttctctctttttctttttttcttttcttctctttttctttctgtgaCCTTGTTTATTCAAAGCTGAAACTTTACACTGGACAAACAATGTTTCATAATGAAATATCACATTGTTGACATTGGGAGTATATTTAATgccaatattatttattttgctgaGCAAAGTTACAACTTGtaaatttttttacaaaacaaactgttcatactactactaataatactaatgtATAGTTTATTCATCACCGTAGTGAAATTCTTctgcatttttacccattttcacTGAGGGGtacatgtaaatataaatacatttataacatTTGGTATATAATACTCTGATATTTTGGCGATGAAGAGATGTCTGTCACTTCTGGTTTTAATGAGAACTAATGTCAACTTGTCAGAAAAGATCAGATACGATAAGATAAAGAATGCAATATTAGAGATTATGTTGAACTTCACCTTATCTCACCTCATTGAGTTTTCTCTGGCCTTTTCTTATCTTGCTTAATCCGACTTTTCATGATCTCATATCATCTTGTTCTCATCTAATCTTGTAATTATTTCATCTAAGTTTGTTTTGCCTCACGTCTCATCTTGTCTCATTTAACTTTGTCTCCTCTCTTTTCATCGAGTTTCATCTTTTGTCTTGTCGTTTCGtcttgcctcatctcaccttgTTTCATCCTACGTAATGT
This window of the Gouania willdenowi chromosome 18, fGouWil2.1, whole genome shotgun sequence genome carries:
- the LOC114480533 gene encoding nuclear factor 7, brain-like isoform X1, giving the protein MASNLELNDLLVSLKDKLTCSICTQLFTCGHFFCKTCFVNQSGNQCPECQTPVERVPEVNVVLCEMIRFFQRLQCHELVTPVTDLDQRACQKHGHPLVFYNTNQQVCMCVRCVSISEDIVFIEEEAKKKKTQINEVLANWKNEITHRENKREEFSHDLHSCKEELNGEIQEIKKVFNNMMTVVKKTMDKVLQPMLEKKRSLEQETKTLQYNLRTEVDQIHQTISELENISDIEDSVIFLMTYSSDQVNPNLTDWTDVKLDTDLLFGSMRTITTQMMENIQLEVEKLTPIEIWRVSKFPVDIKLDPTTAHRRLKVSEDCKTVADGGENQEVEKSPQRFDKFGSILGDKGIKSGKSYLEVEVSNKTGWELGVARVDANRQGNLNLNPESGYWVVAHYDDKKFSALKAPPLRLLLSEKPEKVGMFVDYEEGLVSFYNVGAASHIYSFTEGSFSGEILPYFSPHAKKDEANSESLTISPLKPRNDL